The following coding sequences are from one Alosa alosa isolate M-15738 ecotype Scorff River chromosome 13, AALO_Geno_1.1, whole genome shotgun sequence window:
- the LOC125305392 gene encoding desmin-like isoform X1 yields the protein MRQQYSAAQISSSKATTSRRERHRERKLQSSGHTAAKMSRSPERISSYRRHFEECTTSSSSTALQVRVSSPSPSRRDARQQRAASYSRSAAASAANGMAMGRRAVSSSRRPLMASSASMGTVCVGASGEAIDLDAAAAENQEFLSTRTGQRKEMVVLNDRLAAYIEKVRSLEQQNKLLETEIEALQNRFMKPTGLRMLYEEQLKELRKLADQMRRQRDLAVAAKDAMAGQLEMIKVKYEEAVELRKKAEMDIESFRPDVDAATSARIALEKQLDNLEVEIEFLKRIQREEIEDLMKQIYAAHATAQDAFALPDLSAALKQIQNEYDTIAAKNLQEMDSWYNSKFDDINNKSTKHVDRIRGAREEMATAKKDIQGKERDLDGLKTKNDALEAQILEAQERHKKELEALQARIEALQLELKSTKGKIAQLLMEYQDLLNVKMSLEIEITTYRKLIEGEDMRITSIVQGMMGMSAISAGMSGAGAMGAGIGAGMGAGAGAGMGVGSGAGAGAGVGAGMGAGFRNGLAAGMGVGSGAGAGTGAGMGAGAQLGALATGMAAQLGMAASGLAAGSSGATNGNGSLGAGLRNDAHGETITAYSEEQAVEMTERKTVLIRTVKTDDDTLESDTQERSYIIEGAAGEEEE from the exons ATGAGACAGCAGTACTCAGCAGCCCAGATCTCCTCATCCAAAGCAACCACCTCCAGGAGGGAGAGACACCGAGAGAGAAAGCTCCAGAGCTCCGGACACACAGCAGCCAAGATGAGCCGCAGCCCAGAAAGGATCTCGTCGTATCGGAGACATTTCGAGGAATGCACCACCTCCTCGTCCTCCACCGCGCTCCAGGTGAGGGTGTCCAGCCCCTCGCCCTCCCGCCGGGATGCCCGCCAGCAGCGCGCCGCTAGCTACTCCCGCTCGGCCGCGGCCTCAGCTGCCAACGGCATGGCGATGGGACGCAGGGCCGTCTCCTCCTCCCGCAGGCCCCTGATGGCAAG CAGTGCAAGCATGGGCACCGTTTGTGTGGGCGCCAGCGGAGAAGCGATAGATCTGGACGCAGCTGCCGCCGAGAATCAGGAATTCCTCAGCACTCGCACCGGCCAGCGCAAGGAGATGGTCGTGCTGAACGACAGGCTGGCTGCATACATCGAGAAG GTTCGGTCACTGGAGCAGCAGAATAAGCTGCTGGAGACAGAAATCGAGGCCCTCCAGAACCGATTCATGAAACCCACGGGCCTGCGCATGCTGTATGAAGAGCAGCTGAAAGAGCTGAGGAAACTTGCAGATCAAATGAGAAGGCAGCGG gaCCTGGCTGTTGCTGCCAAAGATGCCATGGCTGGACAGCTGGAGATGATAAAGGTCAAATATGAGGAGGCTGTGGAGCTGAGGAAGAAGGCCGAGATGGACATCGAGAGCTTCCGCCCT GATGTTGACGCAGCCACCTCCGCGCGCATTGCTTTGGAGAAACAACTTGACAACCTGGAGGTCGAGATTGAGTTCCTGAAGAGAATTCAAAGAGAG GAAATCGAGGACCTCATGAAACAGATCTACGCTGCCCATGCCACCGCCCAAGACGCCTTCGCCCTCCCCGACCTCTCGGCTGCTCTGAAGCAGATTCAGAACGAGTATGACACCATCGCGGCAAAGAATCTACAG gAAATGGACTCATGGTACAATTCAAAATTCGACGATATAAACAACAAATCCACCAAGCATGTGGACAGGATTCGTGGTGCCAGGGAGGAGATGGCAACGGCCAAAAAAGAT ATTCAAGGCAAGGAGCGAGACCTGGATGGTCTGAAGACTAAAAACGATGCTCTTGAAGCACAAATTCTTGAAGCTCAAGAGAGACACAAGAAAGAGCTGGAGGCTCTTCAG GCCAGGATCGAGGCTCTTCAGTTGGAGCTGAAATCCACAAAGGGGAAAATTGCTCAGCTGCTGATGGAGTACCAGGACTTGCTCAATGTGAAGATGAGCCTGGAGATTGAGATCACAACATACAG GAAACTTATTGAAGGTGAGGACATGCGTATCACCAGCATAGTGCAGGGAATGATGGGCATGAGTGCCATCAGTGCTGGGATGAGCGGAGCCGGAGCCATGGGAGCTGGAATTGGGGCCGGAATGGGGGCTGGAGCAGGTGCTGGAATGGGAGTAGGGTccggagctggagctggagcgggAGTCGGTGCCGGAATGGGAGCTGGATTTAGGAATGGCCTGGCAGCCGGAATGGGAGTAGGGTCCGGAGCTGGAGCGGGAACTGGTGCCGGAATGGGAGCAGGAGCACAGCTGGGTGCTCTAGCCACTGGAATGGCTGCCCAGTTGGGAATGGCGGCCAGTGGTCTCGCTGCCGGAAGTAGTGGAGCGACCAATGGAAATGGAAGTCTTGGAGCCGGCCTGAGAAATGACGCCCACGGCGAGACCATCACCGCCTACTCTGAGGAGCAGGCAGTGGAGATGACCGAGAGGAAGACCGTCCTCATCAG AACAGTTAAAACCGATGACGACACACTTGAGAGTGACACACAGGAGCGCAGCTACATCATTGAGGGAGCCGCCGGCGAAGAAGAGGAATAG
- the LOC125305392 gene encoding glial fibrillary acidic protein-like isoform X3, which produces MRQQYSAAQISSSKATTSRRERHRERKLQSSGHTAAKMSRSPERISSYRRHFEECTTSSSSTALQVRVSSPSPSRRDARQQRAASYSRSAAASAANGMAMGRRAVSSSRRPLMASSASMGTVCVGASGEAIDLDAAAAENQEFLSTRTGQRKEMVVLNDRLAAYIEKVRSLEQQNKLLETEIEALQNRFMKPTGLRMLYEEQLKELRKLADQMRRQRDLAVAAKDAMAGQLEMIKVKYEEAVELRKKAEMDIESFRPDVDAATSARIALEKQLDNLEVEIEFLKRIQREEIEDLMKQIYAAHATAQDAFALPDLSAALKQIQNEYDTIAAKNLQEMDSWYNSKFDDINNKSTKHVDRIRGAREEMATAKKDIQGKERDLDGLKTKNDALEAQILEAQERHKKELEALQARIEALQLELKSTKGKIAQLLMEYQDLLNVKMSLEIEITTYRKLIEGEDMRITSIVQGMMGMSAISAGMSGAGAMGAGIGAGMGAGAGAGMGVGSGAGAGAGVGAGMGAGFRNGLAAGMGVGSGAGAGTGAGMGAGAQLGALATGMAAQLGMAASGLAAGSSGATNGNGSLGAGLRNDAHGETITAYSEEQAVEMTERKTVLIS; this is translated from the exons ATGAGACAGCAGTACTCAGCAGCCCAGATCTCCTCATCCAAAGCAACCACCTCCAGGAGGGAGAGACACCGAGAGAGAAAGCTCCAGAGCTCCGGACACACAGCAGCCAAGATGAGCCGCAGCCCAGAAAGGATCTCGTCGTATCGGAGACATTTCGAGGAATGCACCACCTCCTCGTCCTCCACCGCGCTCCAGGTGAGGGTGTCCAGCCCCTCGCCCTCCCGCCGGGATGCCCGCCAGCAGCGCGCCGCTAGCTACTCCCGCTCGGCCGCGGCCTCAGCTGCCAACGGCATGGCGATGGGACGCAGGGCCGTCTCCTCCTCCCGCAGGCCCCTGATGGCAAG CAGTGCAAGCATGGGCACCGTTTGTGTGGGCGCCAGCGGAGAAGCGATAGATCTGGACGCAGCTGCCGCCGAGAATCAGGAATTCCTCAGCACTCGCACCGGCCAGCGCAAGGAGATGGTCGTGCTGAACGACAGGCTGGCTGCATACATCGAGAAG GTTCGGTCACTGGAGCAGCAGAATAAGCTGCTGGAGACAGAAATCGAGGCCCTCCAGAACCGATTCATGAAACCCACGGGCCTGCGCATGCTGTATGAAGAGCAGCTGAAAGAGCTGAGGAAACTTGCAGATCAAATGAGAAGGCAGCGG gaCCTGGCTGTTGCTGCCAAAGATGCCATGGCTGGACAGCTGGAGATGATAAAGGTCAAATATGAGGAGGCTGTGGAGCTGAGGAAGAAGGCCGAGATGGACATCGAGAGCTTCCGCCCT GATGTTGACGCAGCCACCTCCGCGCGCATTGCTTTGGAGAAACAACTTGACAACCTGGAGGTCGAGATTGAGTTCCTGAAGAGAATTCAAAGAGAG GAAATCGAGGACCTCATGAAACAGATCTACGCTGCCCATGCCACCGCCCAAGACGCCTTCGCCCTCCCCGACCTCTCGGCTGCTCTGAAGCAGATTCAGAACGAGTATGACACCATCGCGGCAAAGAATCTACAG gAAATGGACTCATGGTACAATTCAAAATTCGACGATATAAACAACAAATCCACCAAGCATGTGGACAGGATTCGTGGTGCCAGGGAGGAGATGGCAACGGCCAAAAAAGAT ATTCAAGGCAAGGAGCGAGACCTGGATGGTCTGAAGACTAAAAACGATGCTCTTGAAGCACAAATTCTTGAAGCTCAAGAGAGACACAAGAAAGAGCTGGAGGCTCTTCAG GCCAGGATCGAGGCTCTTCAGTTGGAGCTGAAATCCACAAAGGGGAAAATTGCTCAGCTGCTGATGGAGTACCAGGACTTGCTCAATGTGAAGATGAGCCTGGAGATTGAGATCACAACATACAG GAAACTTATTGAAGGTGAGGACATGCGTATCACCAGCATAGTGCAGGGAATGATGGGCATGAGTGCCATCAGTGCTGGGATGAGCGGAGCCGGAGCCATGGGAGCTGGAATTGGGGCCGGAATGGGGGCTGGAGCAGGTGCTGGAATGGGAGTAGGGTccggagctggagctggagcgggAGTCGGTGCCGGAATGGGAGCTGGATTTAGGAATGGCCTGGCAGCCGGAATGGGAGTAGGGTCCGGAGCTGGAGCGGGAACTGGTGCCGGAATGGGAGCAGGAGCACAGCTGGGTGCTCTAGCCACTGGAATGGCTGCCCAGTTGGGAATGGCGGCCAGTGGTCTCGCTGCCGGAAGTAGTGGAGCGACCAATGGAAATGGAAGTCTTGGAGCCGGCCTGAGAAATGACGCCCACGGCGAGACCATCACCGCCTACTCTGAGGAGCAGGCAGTGGAGATGACCGAGAGGAAGACCGTCCTCATCAG TTAA
- the LOC125305392 gene encoding desmin-like isoform X2 has protein sequence MRQQYSAAQISSSKATTSRRERHRERKLQSSGHTAAKMSRSPERISSYRRHFEECTTSSSSTALQVRVSSPSPSRRDARQQRAASYSRSAAASAANGMAMGRRAVSSSRRPLMASASMGTVCVGASGEAIDLDAAAAENQEFLSTRTGQRKEMVVLNDRLAAYIEKVRSLEQQNKLLETEIEALQNRFMKPTGLRMLYEEQLKELRKLADQMRRQRDLAVAAKDAMAGQLEMIKVKYEEAVELRKKAEMDIESFRPDVDAATSARIALEKQLDNLEVEIEFLKRIQREEIEDLMKQIYAAHATAQDAFALPDLSAALKQIQNEYDTIAAKNLQEMDSWYNSKFDDINNKSTKHVDRIRGAREEMATAKKDIQGKERDLDGLKTKNDALEAQILEAQERHKKELEALQARIEALQLELKSTKGKIAQLLMEYQDLLNVKMSLEIEITTYRKLIEGEDMRITSIVQGMMGMSAISAGMSGAGAMGAGIGAGMGAGAGAGMGVGSGAGAGAGVGAGMGAGFRNGLAAGMGVGSGAGAGTGAGMGAGAQLGALATGMAAQLGMAASGLAAGSSGATNGNGSLGAGLRNDAHGETITAYSEEQAVEMTERKTVLIRTVKTDDDTLESDTQERSYIIEGAAGEEEE, from the exons ATGAGACAGCAGTACTCAGCAGCCCAGATCTCCTCATCCAAAGCAACCACCTCCAGGAGGGAGAGACACCGAGAGAGAAAGCTCCAGAGCTCCGGACACACAGCAGCCAAGATGAGCCGCAGCCCAGAAAGGATCTCGTCGTATCGGAGACATTTCGAGGAATGCACCACCTCCTCGTCCTCCACCGCGCTCCAGGTGAGGGTGTCCAGCCCCTCGCCCTCCCGCCGGGATGCCCGCCAGCAGCGCGCCGCTAGCTACTCCCGCTCGGCCGCGGCCTCAGCTGCCAACGGCATGGCGATGGGACGCAGGGCCGTCTCCTCCTCCCGCAGGCCCCTGATGGCAAG TGCAAGCATGGGCACCGTTTGTGTGGGCGCCAGCGGAGAAGCGATAGATCTGGACGCAGCTGCCGCCGAGAATCAGGAATTCCTCAGCACTCGCACCGGCCAGCGCAAGGAGATGGTCGTGCTGAACGACAGGCTGGCTGCATACATCGAGAAG GTTCGGTCACTGGAGCAGCAGAATAAGCTGCTGGAGACAGAAATCGAGGCCCTCCAGAACCGATTCATGAAACCCACGGGCCTGCGCATGCTGTATGAAGAGCAGCTGAAAGAGCTGAGGAAACTTGCAGATCAAATGAGAAGGCAGCGG gaCCTGGCTGTTGCTGCCAAAGATGCCATGGCTGGACAGCTGGAGATGATAAAGGTCAAATATGAGGAGGCTGTGGAGCTGAGGAAGAAGGCCGAGATGGACATCGAGAGCTTCCGCCCT GATGTTGACGCAGCCACCTCCGCGCGCATTGCTTTGGAGAAACAACTTGACAACCTGGAGGTCGAGATTGAGTTCCTGAAGAGAATTCAAAGAGAG GAAATCGAGGACCTCATGAAACAGATCTACGCTGCCCATGCCACCGCCCAAGACGCCTTCGCCCTCCCCGACCTCTCGGCTGCTCTGAAGCAGATTCAGAACGAGTATGACACCATCGCGGCAAAGAATCTACAG gAAATGGACTCATGGTACAATTCAAAATTCGACGATATAAACAACAAATCCACCAAGCATGTGGACAGGATTCGTGGTGCCAGGGAGGAGATGGCAACGGCCAAAAAAGAT ATTCAAGGCAAGGAGCGAGACCTGGATGGTCTGAAGACTAAAAACGATGCTCTTGAAGCACAAATTCTTGAAGCTCAAGAGAGACACAAGAAAGAGCTGGAGGCTCTTCAG GCCAGGATCGAGGCTCTTCAGTTGGAGCTGAAATCCACAAAGGGGAAAATTGCTCAGCTGCTGATGGAGTACCAGGACTTGCTCAATGTGAAGATGAGCCTGGAGATTGAGATCACAACATACAG GAAACTTATTGAAGGTGAGGACATGCGTATCACCAGCATAGTGCAGGGAATGATGGGCATGAGTGCCATCAGTGCTGGGATGAGCGGAGCCGGAGCCATGGGAGCTGGAATTGGGGCCGGAATGGGGGCTGGAGCAGGTGCTGGAATGGGAGTAGGGTccggagctggagctggagcgggAGTCGGTGCCGGAATGGGAGCTGGATTTAGGAATGGCCTGGCAGCCGGAATGGGAGTAGGGTCCGGAGCTGGAGCGGGAACTGGTGCCGGAATGGGAGCAGGAGCACAGCTGGGTGCTCTAGCCACTGGAATGGCTGCCCAGTTGGGAATGGCGGCCAGTGGTCTCGCTGCCGGAAGTAGTGGAGCGACCAATGGAAATGGAAGTCTTGGAGCCGGCCTGAGAAATGACGCCCACGGCGAGACCATCACCGCCTACTCTGAGGAGCAGGCAGTGGAGATGACCGAGAGGAAGACCGTCCTCATCAG AACAGTTAAAACCGATGACGACACACTTGAGAGTGACACACAGGAGCGCAGCTACATCATTGAGGGAGCCGCCGGCGAAGAAGAGGAATAG